One genomic region from Nymphaea colorata isolate Beijing-Zhang1983 chromosome 12, ASM883128v2, whole genome shotgun sequence encodes:
- the LOC116265781 gene encoding LOW QUALITY PROTEIN: uncharacterized protein LOC116265781 (The sequence of the model RefSeq protein was modified relative to this genomic sequence to represent the inferred CDS: inserted 1 base in 1 codon), whose translation MSRCGLFFFLLFLLATSTSYAFPPILGLDSFFSNQLLRDPNAVNDSFSFLPPSLRRSLSSTSFSHLHDYLSFLSDLTVAVHVDLTLVGFPPSVSNDHLSGFLSAAHDADEFSVIASSFLPETHRLAVKHRLQVGFVPAASPSLEVAIQDAIRRHIDSSASTMRFPSALHAVPFHVVDRIIGEDFAKRKQKLGYTMYLLNLSPSSKPYAYTSNQNDDSLAFSRCLGTVWMANERYMWVDLAAGPVNYGPSISGDGLIAPGEFHPLAALHGRPKSEKAFFADVASLIWSAYRSLLVPSLRIPVFFEENLIVRFVHVFESETKDPRGLDFQTIEKAFIDEARSGGMLLGRQKLKFEKYEVKLSSCAICSFAVSKAMNSYTSRFLFENYTLIVNEYLDSKSLHDIISRSGEELKRSAGVPPVDEELGRIIPVYVFDLEFDKLLMLDRYHQAVAFKDMVIAVRTRGSQSVSDYSCNGRHVIVQARELERSIVGSILQSMWGVSPTHITWSPRHNSTLIDYTWSIGQTPFGPFSDLHSLSFVQKDAARRNVLLTTLNYTITSAIDVLDAVARYGGXKKLLKMNNFVEFVQRWNVLKYKIERTISAISHLDFETALFFTKASDHDLYAIHTLVYQASQELEASLDCFKDPPFPWVSVGSSMMIFSALLYAYLRRDTIFRSKRKQF comes from the exons ATGAGCCGCTGcggcctcttcttcttccttctcttcctccttgccaCTTCCACCTCGTACGCCTTTCCGCCCATCCTCGGGCTTGACTCCTTCTTCTCCAACCAGCTCCTGCGTGACCCGAATGCCGTTAACGACTCCTTCagcttcctccctccctctctccgtCGATCTCTTTCTTCCACCTCCTTCTCCCACCTCCATGACTACCTCTCCTTCCTCTCCGACCTCACCGTGGCTGTCCACGTCGACCTCACCCTCGTTGGCTTCCCCCCATCCGTGTCCAACGACCACCTGTCCGGGTTTCTCTCCGCCGCTCACGATGCCGACGAATTCTCCGTCATCGCCTCCTCCTTCCTGCCGGAAACTCACCGTCTCGCCGTGAAGCATCGACTCCAGGTTGGGTTCGTGCCGGCAGCATCACCGTCGCTCGAGGTTGCTATCCAAGACGCTATCCGCCGTCACATCGACTCCTCAGCCTCCACCATGCGGTTCCCCTCCGCCCTCCATGCCGTTCCATTCCACGTTGTCGATCGGATCATCGGCGAGGACTTCGCTAAGCGGAAACAGAAACTGGGTTACACAATGTATCTACTGAATTTGAGCCCTAGCTCGAAGCCTTATGCGTACACGTCGAACCAGAACGACGACTCGCTGGCGTTCTCGCGGTGTCTGGGGACGGTGTGGATGGCGAACGAGAGGTACATGTGGGTGGATCTCGCTGCAGGTCCAGTGAATTACGGGCCATCGATTTCCGGCGATGGACTCATTGCTCCTGGCGAGTTCCACCCCTTGGCGGCCCTTCACGGCCGGCCTAAGTCGGAGAAGGCTTTCTTTGCGGACGTCGCCTCTTTGATCTGGAGCGCGTACCGATCCTTGCTGGTGCCTTCACTCAGGATACCTGTCTTTTTTGAGGAGAATTTGATCGTTCGTTTTGTTCACGTCTTTGAGTCGGAGACGAAGGATCCTCGCGGCCTGGATTTTCAAACAATTGAGAAGGCGTTCATCGATGAGGCACGAAGTGGCGGTATGTTGTTGGGCCGTCAGAAACTGAAGTTCGAGAAGTACGAGGTGAAACTCTCAAGCTGTGCTATCTGCTCGTTCGCCGTCTCAAAGGCGATGAATTCTTACACTTCACGGTTCCTGTTCGAAAACTACACCTTGATCGTGAACGAATACCTGGATTCGAAGAGCTTGCACGATATCATATCGAGATCCGGGGAGGAATTGAAGCGGTCCGCTGGAGTGCCTCCCGTCGATGAAGAATTGGGCAGAATTATTCCTGTTTACGTGTTTGACCTCGAGTTCGATAAGCTGTTGATGCTTGATCGCTACCATCAAGCTGTCGCATTCAAGGATATGGTCATTGCCGTGAGGACTCGGGGCTCGCAGAGCGTCAGTGACTACAGCTGCAATGGCCGCCATGTGATTGTTCAAGCTCGTGAACTTGAGAGATCGATTGTTGGTTCCATTCTTCAGAGCATGTGGGGAGTATCCCCTACCCATATAACATGGAGTCCTCGTCATAACAGTACTCTAATTGACTACACTTGGAGCATAGGGCAGACGCCATTTGGCCCCTTTTCGGATCTTCACTCCCTCTCCTTCGTTCAGAAGGATGCTGCCAGGAGGAACGTCCTTCTTACGACGTTGAATTATACAATAACAAGCGCAATTGATGTGCTTGATGCGGTTGCGAGATACGGGG AGAAGAAACTTCTAAAGATGAACAACTTTGTTGAGTTTGTGCAAAGGTGGAATGTGCTAAAGTACAAAATTGAGAGGACAATATCCGCCATCTCCCATCTTGATTTTGAAACTGCCTTGTTTTTCACGAAGGCCTCAGATCATGACCTGTATGCTATCCACACGCTGGTTTATCAGGCCTCACAAGAACTGGAGGCTTCCCTTGATTGTTTCAAGGATCCACCGTTCCCATGGGTATCCGTTGGCTCGAGCATGATGATTTTCTCTGCTTTGTTGTATGCTTACCTAAGAAGGGATACGATCTTCAGgagcaaaagaaaacaattttga